In Neovison vison isolate M4711 chromosome 11, ASM_NN_V1, whole genome shotgun sequence, one genomic interval encodes:
- the LOC122889287 gene encoding heterogeneous nuclear ribonucleoprotein D-like, with product MEVPPRLSHVPPPLFPSAPATLASRSLSHWRPRAPRQLAPLLPSLAPSSARQGARRAQRHVTAQQPSRLAGGAAIKGGRRRRPDLFRRHFKSSSIQRSAAAAAATRTARQHPPADSSAAMEDMNEYSNIEEFAEGSKINASKNQQDDGKMFIGGLSWDTSKKDLTEYLSRFGEVVDCTIKTDPVTGRSRGFGFVLFKDAASVDKVLELKEHKLDGKLIDPKRAKALKGKEPPKKVFVGGLSPDTSEEQIKEYFGAFGEIENIELPMDTKTNERRGFCFITYTDEEPVKKLLESRYHQIGSGKCEIKVAQPKEVYRQQQQQQKGGRGAAAGGRGGTRGRGRGQGQNWNQGFNNYYDQGYGNYNSAYGGDQNYSGYGGYDYTGYNYGNYGYGQGYADYSGQQSTYGKASRGGGNHQNNYQPY from the exons ATGGAGGTCCCGCCCCGGCTCTCCCATGTGCCGCCGCCATTGTTCCCCTCCGCTCCCGCTACTTTAGCCTCCCGCAGCCTTTCCCATTGGCGGCCGCGGGCGCCGCGGCAGCTCGCCCCGCTCCTCCCTTCGCTCGCTCCCAGCTCCGCCCGGCAGGGGGCGCGCCGGGCCCAGCGCCACGTCACCGCGCAGCAGCCCTCGCGATTGGCGGGCGGGGCGGCTATAAAGGGAGGGCGCAGGCGGCGCCCGGATCTCTTCCGCCGCCATTTTAAATCCAGCTCCATACAACGctccgccgccgctgccgccgcgaCCCGGACTGCGCGCCAGCACCCCCCGGCCGACAGCTCCGCCGCCATGGAGGACATGAACGAGTACAGCAACATAGAGGAGTTCGCAGAGGGATCCAAGATCAACGCGAGCAAGAACCAGCAGGATGACGG TAAAATGTTCATTGGAGGCTTGAGCTGGGATACAAGCAAGAAGGATCTGACTGAGTATTTGTCCCGGTTTGGGGAAGTGGTGGACTGTACGATTAAGACCGACCCGGTGACCGGAAGATCGAGAGGATTCGGATTCGTGCTCTTCAAAGACGCTGCTAGTGTCGACAAG GTGTTGGAACTGAAAGAACACAAACTGGATGGCAAATTGATAGACCCCAAAAGGGCCAAAGCTTTAAAAGGGAAAGAACCGCCCAAAAAGGTGTTTGTGGGTGGATTGAGCCCAGATACTTCGGAAGaacaaattaaagaatattttggagCCTTTGGAGAG ATTGAAAATATTGAACTTCCCatggatacaaaaacaaatgaaagaagaggattTTGTTTTATCACATATACAGATGAAGAGCCAGTAAAGAAATTATTAGAAAGCAGATATCATCAAATCGGTTCTGGGAAG TGTGAAATCAAAGTTGCACAACCCAAAGAGGTATAcaggcagcaacagcagcaacaaaaaggaggaagaggtgcTGCAGCTGGTGGACGAGGTGGCACTAGGGGTCGTGGACGAG GTCAGGGCCAAAACTGGAACCAAGGATTTAATAACTATTATGATCAAGGATATGGAAATTACAATAGTGCCTATGGTGGTGATCAAAACTATAGTGGCTATGGCGGCTATGATTATACTGGGTATAACTATGGGAACTATGGATATGGACAGGGATATGCAGACTACAGTG GCCAGCAGAGCACTTACGGCAAGGCATCTCGAGGGGGTGGCAATCACCAAAACAATTACCAGCCATACTAA